The sequence GGATGTTATCATCGACTGATTTGCCAAAAATGTAGTATCCGACCAGAGCAACTGGGAAGTAGCACAAGGCGACTACGATGTAGGCGACGATGACTCCTCTCCACATGGGTCCCTTGGATGGCTTCTCAGGTGTAGATGGAATTGTTGCTTGGATTTCAAGAACAACATTGTGACCAGCATAGGCAAAAGCCACGTCACCCAAGGCAGTGAAGAAGTTGAGCACATTGCCTGATGTAGTCTTAGATCGGTAATCATATGAAACATTCTCTACCACACCCTTGTCCACAGAGGCTGCCCAAGCGATGGTAGAGTAACTGCATCCATCAAAAAATCAATTGAATAttaattaaactttaatttaGTCCAAAAACTAACAAAATGAACGACCTGttaaaaaatgtttttctaAACTTTTTGTGAAAGTGATTTACTGCTTTTTAGAATAAAACAAGTTAAATTTGTTATAAAACTCGAACTACTTTTATAATCCATGAACtctttttaacttttatttgtcAAATAATGAAATAAGTATTTTTGTTAGTCTGAAAGCACTATTAAGGCCCCTTTGGGAATGGTTCAAAAAAAACACTTGTGTtcatatgtgttttttttttaagcaattCATGAGACTGGCATGAAAAATGACAAGTTTATCTATCaataacccaaaaacattttcaactAATCCAAGCCACTAAAAGCACTATTGCTTGTGAAGGCGCCTTTAAGCTTTCCCAGAATAAATCTCAAACGAGTACTTAGtcattctaaaaatattttcaatcaaGTCAAGTTCGGAATCTATACCTCAAGGACATAACTGCAGCAGCCAAAGACACACCGGAGATGGAGTTGAAGTTGGGAAGGTGGGAGAGGACAAAGTGAACAGATGCAAAGATCATGATGAAGTAAGTTAACTTGATATTTTTACAGTCTGAGCACAGAGACTTGTGGACCTTCTGCAGCGATTTTCCTCCGGTAACCATGTATACAATGTCGACACCGACCTCGACGATGAGCTGTTGAGGCACAACAATGTAAAGGCCAAGCTTTTCACCAAATGCATACTGCCCGAGCTCGTGGTATCGATCAAACCGTTTGCCTGGAACCATTTCATGCATTTCAACCATTTGCCACAGTGTGTACAGTGTGATGATCCATGACAGCACTAGAATTACCACACCAGGACCCCTGAATTACCACAATGCGAAGGCAAATTAACCGcagtaaaaagtaaaaagaatgTTTTCCGCATGCTCTTTCCTTCTAATTCATACCCTTGTTTATTTCAATGTCAGAAGTAAACAAGGGTGTACAGAGAGAGGAGTATGCGGAAATTACTTTCCAAAGTGACCTGAAGAATTGTATAATTATTTACTGGTGACAGAGGATTAAGGTTGAACTGATTGGGATTAACATACCATCCAAGATTGGACATGGCGTAAGGGAGACTGAGAACACCAGCTCCAACCATGGCAGTGACATTGTGGAAGGCTGAGTACCACCATTTTGCATTCCTTGAACCAGTGATCGGAAGCCACTCGTCGATTTTCTTCTGCTTTGCTAATTTTTCATCAATCTATCATACACAACAACATGTTTCATCAGCATCTtaaacaaaacaatcaaatattTTCACCCAAATAAATGACTAATATCACGTAAGCCAATAAAATTAACGGAACAGTTCAACTTgttaattttcatttaaaaattaattttacaaaaaattatttgaactgGAGATCATTTAATTATCTAAACATATCAAATAATGGACGGTTTATCATGAATATATTATGTAGTACTATACCGTCaatttatattataattttttttatcgatTTGTTCTATAaatttgaaataattaaataatctcCGATTAAAATGATTCTTTGTTatgatgatcttcaaatgaaaatcaagaaattgaaaagtTCTGATATAAAATTTGTGTTGTCGAGAGAGGAATACAAGTATTATCCTATTATTATTCGCTTGAATGAAATCAATATGATCGGAGGTGGGTTAGCTAGAAACTTGACTCTACATAAAAAAGTTATTCTAATTTAATTGCAAATCACATTCTAACATACGGTACGAAACTGGAATTTAATTGTGAGGAAAACTAACTTTTTACGTGCACGAAGCTTAAGTATCTTCTGTAAATCAAGGACGAATGagggaaaaataattaaaaaacggCAATGGTGTGCAATTGGTATTCCAGAGGATTAGGGGGTGTTTCGGGAAGAAAAATTCAATGAACCTTTGGTATTTGGCATCCGGATTCCGGTATCTTATTATTCTATGGGAGGaatcaaaactcaaaagttGAAAAGACCTTTTTACCAATGTTGTCAACCTGTCTTATCAACATTGGGCCCACCATATAACGGGCCCAGCACTACTTGCTTACGTCGACGACCAATACAGCGGTCAAGCTTGGTTACGGCCCATTAACATATTATTCAATCCAAATCTTGTAATTTTATTactaattttcaaacaaaaattacaaattattcattaatttatttgttcaaGATATAGAAATCCATCCTGTGGACTATTCTAGTGACAACTGGAAAGCTAATCTTGCCAATTAATCAAGTCACATGTAATTTAGGATAAGCTATGAAATTAAATGCAACGTGGAATATACTACACATTTTGCCAAAGAGAATACAGTCAACGACATATTTTTCAGTGTACTCGAAATATGGGTGAAGAATCACATGACATTATACAATtagagagaatttttttttcagtgttCCTACAATTGTATAATGATATGTAATATTCCGTCTTATGCACTGAGCACACCAAAAGATCTCTTAAGTGGACAACCTAGCTTGCAAATAATATCTCCTTGTGTGTTCATATTACAAGCGCACAAAACTTCAAACAAAATACAAATGATGTAGCTAAAGTCAAAATACATCAAATAAAGAGTTATGACAAGACAAAGAAATGGATGTTACACACGATGTCTGCTTTCGAATTCTCACTCTCAAATCGCTTATAATGCAAAAATATACGGTTTAACATAGTCTGCATAAACTTCTTTTTGACAATATATCACCTCGTTCCGTGAGTAGCATGTGACTAAAAGACGGATGAAGCAAACGTATTTTGCTCCATAATTTGTGCTTGATGAGAGAGAACGCGAAGACAATTATCTATATACATGTGGTCCTAAATTGTTTTAGGTATCTGTAGTCACCTCCATAGAATTATTAACTTGTGTTGTCCAGGAATTCAAAGGAGGAGGTTTAATGACACAGAAATTTAACAAGATGCCGTAAGCCGTAAGCCGTAAGCCATAAATTAATTTGGATAGGAACGTTGATCTTTCAACCAAATTTGACAGTGAACGCAAACACCAGAAGACTCAAAACCCTACAAAAAAGAGTGCATATACGAGATAACATTGATATATGATTTTTGTATTTAATATTTAGTGTGGTTTTATTAATATTTCCAACTCATTAACATATGAAATTGAACTATGAATATTTATATAATAATGCTCTAATTTGCTAGAAATACAGGTCTAATTTTTGTGTACTTTGATATATATCATGTTGCTGCATTTTCTGTTTTCTATTTTCGTTTCCGTTGCTGCATTTTCTCAGGAAACAAACACAACTTTTTTCCCAGACAAGAAACACTCACAAAAGATGATAGTCTTAAAGCATTCcagaaaggaaaaacaaaatatgCTAACAAACACAGGTACTACAACATCTTTGGAACTTTCGAAAGTGTCGGAGACATaggatttagagagagagagagagagagagagagagagagactaacCTCTGCACGGTTGTAGTTGTCGTCAGTTGGAGCTTGGGTTCCCATGGCCGGCACAAGATTGCAAGGATACACAACAAAGACAGCaacacagatatatatatatatatatatatagagagagagagagagagagagagagagaacccgACAGGAAATGCAAGTCGAGTCTGGAGCACAGAAATTAACGAGGGTGCTCTTTCTATTTATATAATACAAAGAAGAGATTCGCATGTGAGGATTGGACTAAATTACCCTTCCAACTCAGCAGAGAAACTCAGCACTCATCTATCTGTTTTTACATTCCACGACTACGTTTTTTTGTTTGACTTTGAAAAATCCAaagccttttaatttttttatcagcAAACCCCATTGTCTGCTGAAATTCCCTGGAGATATCCAGATCCACCTCAACTCAAACacaaaaagaagggaaaaaaaggaaaggaattTCCAGGACAAATTTGGAGGAGGCGTGTAATTAATATATTTCATAAGTATACTGCCCGAAAAGAAATCGATTTGACTTAAGATAAATATCACCATCTGAGTACCTAGATTTTTAAAAGTGTTATCATAAACAACGGAATATGCATTTTCAAGTCACTACTTATTAATATAATAGAGACACATTTCGGAAGAGTAAATTTTATATTCGACTTATATAGATAACGCTTTTAATACTAAATTGCGCAAAAAATTGCACGTTTTACAAAAATCTAATGTAAATCGGATAAAAATTGCATTTCACAAAAATCTTATGTAAATCGGATAGTAGCTGTCATGGCTTGGTTACTAGA is a genomic window of Malus domestica chromosome 09, GDT2T_hap1 containing:
- the LOC103411133 gene encoding lysine histidine transporter 1-like, with translation MRISSLYYINRKSTLVNFCAPDSTCISCRVLSLSLSLSLYIYIYIYICVAVFVVYPCNLVPAMGTQAPTDDNYNRAEIDEKLAKQKKIDEWLPITGSRNAKWWYSAFHNVTAMVGAGVLSLPYAMSNLGWGPGVVILVLSWIITLYTLWQMVEMHEMVPGKRFDRYHELGQYAFGEKLGLYIVVPQQLIVEVGVDIVYMVTGGKSLQKVHKSLCSDCKNIKLTYFIMIFASVHFVLSHLPNFNSISGVSLAAAVMSLSYSTIAWAASVDKGVVENVSYDYRSKTTSGNVLNFFTALGDVAFAYAGHNVVLEIQATIPSTPEKPSKGPMWRGVIVAYIVVALCYFPVALVGYYIFGKSVDDNILLSLEKPNWLIAMANMFVVIHVIGSYQIYAMPVFDMIETVLVKKLNFKPTRTLRFITRNIYVAFTMFVGITFPFFSGLLGFFGGFAFAPTTYFLPCIMWLAIYKPRRFSLSWWCNYICIFLGVLLMILAPIGGLRTIIIQAKTYKFYN